One genomic segment of Musa acuminata AAA Group cultivar baxijiao chromosome BXJ3-3, Cavendish_Baxijiao_AAA, whole genome shotgun sequence includes these proteins:
- the LOC135634005 gene encoding 4-coumarate--CoA ligase 2-like produces the protein MTRPPREVTPVLPVHQVKLLGKTRSRSGPAVAAPRNARTCRHQTGWGYAVRVNRLLPQLCTHLRTICLPISPPQLILNPDHVLTNSQLPSTPPVYYCLLFAAPFPFPRDREEKPEKGAKELQLEFFSRLFSVLCSFFSFLALCCLLIYLRSVAVGMGSIAPPEDIIFRSKLPDIEIINDIPLHTYCFERIAQFAHRPCVIDGATGAVLTYAEVDAAARRFAAGLHGVGIRRGDVFMILLRNSPEFVIAFLAASYGGAVATTANPFYTPGEIHKQAVGSGARLIITESCYVDKIREFARERGVAIVTVGDSPAPEGCRSFADLMRTDAGALPAVEFDPDDVVALPYSSGTTGLPKGVMLTHRSLITSVAQQVDGDNPNLYLHEDDVLLCVLPLFHIYSLNSVLLCGLRVGATILIMRRFDVGPLLELVQRYQVTIAPFVPPIVLEFVKSPLVDGYDLSSIRMVMSGAAPMGKELEDKFMAKLPNAQLGQGYGMTEAGPVLSMCLAFAKEPFEVKSGACGSVVRNAEMKIVDPETGASLGPNQRGEICIRGAQIMKGYINDPEATKNTIDKDGWLHTGDIGYVDDDDEVFIVDRLKEIIKYKGFQVAPAELEALLIAHPNIADAAVVPMKDEAAGEVPVAFVVRSNGSKISEDEIKQYISKEVVFYKRINKVFFTEAIPKSPSGKILRKDLRAKLAARFPIGPFP, from the exons ATGACGCGGCCCCCTCGGGAGGTCACACCAGTTTTGCCGGTTCACCAAGTCAAGTTATTAGGTAAGACCCGGTCGAGAAGCGGTCCTGCCGTAGCCGCACCACGGAATGCGCGGACGTGTCGTCATCAGACTGGCTGGGGCTATGCCGTGCGAGTCAACCGTTTGCTCCCCCAACTCTGCACCCATCTCAGAACCATTTGCTTACCCATCTCACCTCCGCAGCTCATTCTTAATCCCGACCACGTCCTCACCAACTCCCAACTCCCTTCCACTCCACCGGTATATTATTGCCTCCTCTTCGCCGCCCCTTTTCCTTTTCCTCGGGACAGAGAAGAGAAACCAGAAAAGGGAGCAAAAGAACTTCAATTAGAGTTCTTCTCTCGTCTCTTCTCTGTGCtttgctctttcttctcttttcttgcaTTGTGTTGTCTTCTCATCTATCTCCGCTCCGTCGCCGTCGGGATGGGTTCGATTGCGCCACCGGAGGATATCATTTTCCGTTCCAAGCTTCCCGACATCGAGATCATCAACGACATCCCCCTACATACCTACTGCTTCGAGCGGATTGCCCAGTTCGCCCACCGCCCCTGCGTCATCGACGGCGCCACCGGCGCCGTGCTAACCTACGCCGAGGTCGACGCCGCCGCCCGCCGGTTCGCCGCGGGACTCCACGGCGTCGGCATTAGGCGGGGGGACGTGTTCATGATCCTCCTCCGCAACTCCCCTGAGTTCGTCATCGCCTTCCTCGCCGCCTCCTACGGTGGGGCCGTCGCCACCACCGCCAACCCCTTTTACACCCCCGGCGAGATCCACAAGCAGGCGGTCGGCTCCGGCGCCCGCCTGATCATCACCGAGTCGTGCTACGTGGACAAGATCCGGGAGTTTGCCCGGGAGCGCGGCGTCGCCATCGTCACCGTGGGAGACAGCCCCGCGCCGGAGGGCTGCCGCTCCTTCGCCGACCTCATGAGGACGGACGCAGGCGCGCTGCCGGCTGTCGAGTTTGACCCGGACGACGTGGTGGCGCTGCCGTACTCGTCGGGCACCACCGGGCTGCCCAAGGGCGTGATGCTGACGCACCGGAGCCTGATCACGAGCGTGGCCCAGCAGGTGGACGGCGACAATCCCAACCTCTACTTGCACGAGGACGACGTGCTGCTGTGCGTGCTGCCGCTTTTCCACATCTATTCCCTCAACTCGGTACTCCTGTGCGGGCTGCGGGTCGGGGCCACGATCCTGATCATGCGGCGGTTCGATGTCGGACCGTTGCTGGAGCTGGTGCAGAGGTACCAGGTGACGATCGCGCCTTTCGTGCCGCCCATCGTGCTGGAGTTCGTGAAGAGCCCGCTGGTCGACGGCTACGACCTGTCGTCGATACGGATGGTCATGTCCGGGGCGGCGCCCATGGGGAAGGAACTCGAGGACAAGTTCATGGCCAAGCTTCCCAATGCCCAGCTGGGCCAG GGGTACGGGATGACGGAGGCCGGGCCGGTGCTATCGATGTGCCTAGCATTCGCCAAGGAGCCGTTCGAGGTGAAGTCCGGCGCGTGCGGTTCCGTTGTCAGGAACGCCGAGATGAAGATCGTCGACCCCGAGACCGGCGCATCGTTGGGCCCGAACCAGCGCGGCGAGATCTGCATCAGAGGAGCCCAAATCATGAAAG GTTACATCAATGATCCAGAGGCGACAAAGAACACCATCGACAAGGACGGTTGGCTACACACCGGAGACATCGGTTAtgtggacgacgacgacgaggtcTTCATCGTCGACAGGCTCAAGGAGATTATCAAGTACAAAGGCTTCCAGGTAGCCCCGGCTGAGCTTGAAGCTCTGCTTATTGCCCACCCTAACATTGCTGATGCTGCTGTTGTCCC GATGAAAGATGAAGCAGCTGGGGAAGTTCCCGTTGCGTTTGTTGTGAGGTCGAATGGCTCCAAGATTTCCGAGGATGAGATCAAGCAATACATCTCAAAAGAG gTGGTGTTCTACAAGAGGATTAATAAGGTATTCTTCACGGAAGCTATTCCCAAGTCACCATCCGGCAAAATCTTGAGAAAGGATCTAAGAGCAAAATTAGCCGCTCGATTTCCTATCGGCCCATTTCCGTGA
- the LOC103973144 gene encoding uncharacterized protein LOC103973144 has protein sequence MAVASSFDQWQKDVFFSAAEEVQESADVMESLFRMWMRDFKDSEAPDELHGELHTALGTAKWQLEEFEKAVRLRHRSYPSEKNAITRHKQFIAAIAEQISRVEKALREDGKQPLRWVQLDAEEQDDLALFLSEVPQNMQETRDDVKGSDCDNCSSQAIIRPESVRGLKDKIIGSSDGRHVVEAAMKEPLGMKDNEGCADVEQLHGLRRASSLLDVGAWKIVVADDVGADSKAVEIRSEMPNHAFNLCGLLKTVESTSKLRWFRNSFWKAKSEDLQLRHRLQFRAVSRLAQGISGLSERSRNCFDSFKEEYKLSSGQQFSGRLGGFQRHIPGSQCYMQFGRSLRITFLLVLSIILIVPFVLYST, from the exons ATGGCAGTAGCGAGTAGCTTCGATCAGTGGCAGAAAGACGTGTTCTTTTCCGCGGCGGAGGAAGTGCAGGAATCAGCGGATGT AATGGAATCCCTATTCAGAATGTGGATGCGAGATTTTAAAGATTCGGAAGCTCCAGATGAATTGCACGGGGAGCTTCATACCGCTCTTGGCACTGCAAAGTGGCAG TTGGAGGAGTTTGAGAAAGCTGTGAGACTGAGGCATCGAAGTTATCCATCAGAGAAGAATGCCATAACCAGGCACAAGCAATTCATAGCTGCGATAGCAGAACAAATTTCTCGTGTAGAGAAGGCTCTAAGAGAGGACGGGAAACAACCACTGCGTTGGGTGCAATTAGATGCGGAAGAGCAGGATGATCTTGCCCTTTTTCTTTCTGAGGTGCCACAGAACATGCAAGAGACAAGGGATGATGTTAAAGGTTCTGATTGCGACAATTGCTCGTCTCAAGCAATAATTAGGCCTGAATCAGTGAGGGGCTTAAAGGATAAAATCATCGGTAGCAGTGACGGTCGGCATGTAGTGGAAGCGGCAATGAAAGAACCTCTCGGAATGAAAGACAATGAAGGATGTGCTGATGTGGAGCAGTTGCATGGCTTGAGGAGAGCATCAAGTTTGCTGGATGTTGGTGCTTGGAAGATTGTCGTTGCTGACGATGTCGGTGCAGATAGCAAAGCAGTTGAAATAAGATCAGAAATGCCAAACCATGCATTTAATCTATGCGGTCTTCTAAAAACCGTGGAATCCACATCGAAGTTGAGGTGGTTTAGGAACAGCTTCTGGAAAGCTAAATCCGAGGATCTTCAGTTGAGACATCGCCTCCAATTTAGGGCGGTTTCTCGGCTTGCTCAG GGAATTAGCGGGTTGAGCGAAAGAAGTAGGAACTGTTTCGATAGCTTCAAGGAAGAATATAAGCTTTCTAGTGGTCAGCAGTTTTCCGGAAGGCTTGGTGGATTCCAAAGGCACATCCCGGGATCGCAGTGCTACATGCAGTTTGGTCGTTCTTTACGGATCACTTTCTTGCTGGTATTGAGTATAATCTTAATTG TGCCATTCGTTCTCTATTCCACGTGA